In Silurus meridionalis isolate SWU-2019-XX chromosome 11, ASM1480568v1, whole genome shotgun sequence, the sequence TTTGTATAAATACAGCAACACAAGCACCAGAAAGCATAATCTAGAAGATACAGAGAATCTTACAAAGACAACTTCAACACACAGCTGCTAATTCTATCGCATTAACCACTGGTACGTATTCTCTTGACATGTATGTGTAAAAAATCTGAATCTTGCATCATGTATGTCTGACTGTTTGACTGCTTCAGtgatttaaatgaaaaagtaatACATACAttggtttattcatttatttatttattttaaatggctaaaaaaagatttgttaatGGTTGAAAGGTAAATCTTGTCTTTTAAGTAATGAATAAAGTAACCTAAGATAGCAATGAGCTTAATGTCTTGTGGCATCTAGTGTTATAAATCATTCAATTTAACCCTAaactttaaatctgtaaaggtgTTCTTATACCCATttctattttgtattatttttattctggtCTGGCATGAAACACAGTTAGCGTCATtataaaaatttactttttgtATGTTATGTCAAGCGTTAAACACACGTacacattcattttcttttattagttACCTTGACAGTAAATGTGTATTTGATTTAGATAACATGGATTTAAATGAGATGGACTGCTCTGATTCTCTGGCCATGGTAAGTCATGGATACAGATTTGTACAGCAACACCTCACTTTAACACAGATCATGTTTTTCTGCACTATATCAAAACTTTATCTTACTGTGGATTTTGTTGTGTCTCAGAGTGGCAGATGTGACCAACACAAAGGACTCCGTATCGAGATCACCAAGGAGCCTCTTGGCATGCGCCGTGTTGCTAATGTTGTAATCGCACTGCACAGGCTGAAGCACACTCAATGTGTTCAGTCCACCGAGTTCACTGACCACGAACTCTtcaatatcttcatggagaatGTGATTGAAGgtggagttaaaaaaaatctcatgtaTCTCATTATATCTAATATCTAGTTGTAGATGATCCATTAGTTacattttctgtacatttttaaaacacattttcattttccttaCACAGAGAACATGGTGATTAATTTGAAGTGCAGTGAATCCAAGAGTTACTGTATGCAGGACAAGGTTGTCCAGTGCTCTATATGTGACAAGTCTAAAAGGACCTTGGTGCAGAGGGAAAAGCCTCCTCTTCTGTTTGCCATTACTCTGAAGGGTGGAAACGAGGACAATAAAAGTAAACTTTCAAAACAAAgccattttaatacaaataatttatatgAATTGATTTGGTTTGTAAGTGATGGGATTTAAGTTTACATTCTACTTAGTCATTAGCTAAGAACCTTAATCATGCTTCTACCACTACAGTTGACTAATTTGCTGTATTttctcacatacttctttgtAATGTGCCTCTTGATGcttattccatttttttatctttaacttTTTACACCTGACATGTTTGTTTTAAGTCCAGACAtattaattttactttttacctCTTCACATTGTTTCCGTCAAATTCTTACTTGCTAGAACTTCCTTTCGGCATATGTGTCtgttataaagaaataaaaagcagtactggcatttacacaatttatttatttaatatgtttacAGCATGGTTCAACCTTTCATCTTACGATCGACCAAActgcaaagaaaacacaaaaggcCAGCCTGTGTGTTTGGGGATTGTAAAGAGCAACCTCTTTCTTTCATGCGCACTGCTGAATGAAACTCCCTTTCTAGGCATAGAGGTATGTAAACATGACCAActgaccaaaaaaaaccaaaaacattgaaacatagagttatttaattatttttgtaactGTAAAACTTATTGTAAAAATAACAGGTTTATTCTTTTTAAGGAGGtaacagacaaagagacactgAAGGACATAAAGGAGAATGATGGCATGGAGCGCTTCCTTTTCTtcagaaatggcagtggtgactttctgaacacctttgaatCGGTCAAATACCCAGGCTGGTTCATCACAACCTCAAAGGAGGACTTTAAGCCAGTGCAAATGGCTAAGCAGCAGCCCAGTCACCTCCAGCTGTTCACACTCCATGATGAGACAGTAGTCTCTATCTAAATaagaaaatcagttttcagaAAGTATGTACTGGGTACAAGTGTAaacttttatctttttaaatatatttaatatttttctatttaagaATATCTCAAATCAAGTTGCCAGACTGTTATGTGCTTGTTTGTAGTTTCACAAAGATGGACAAGgaattatttatctttatataaaaaatttttagaCACCTGGCTGCTCTGTTCATGTGTGTAGTTTCAcagtgtttttactttatttaattactttgtATCTTACTTATTACAAAGTTTGTATggatttacttattattattttttgtattttaaagcataataaaaatttttttatcaaatctgTGACAGTGTATATGTTAAATGTATAGGATTTGCATGAGGATGAGAAATCTTAGCTTAATTTAGCCACAGGTGTGGCTACACTTACCTGACAATAATTTTGATGTGCAGCCTGTCTATGCTGTGTAAAGCACCTGCTAATAGAGATCTAAAACATTGCTGgttaaattaactttttttgatAATTATGTTGTTTAGAGAATTAGACATAAACCTGATCAATTTAGCTTGCAAACTGCACCTGCACTATTACACCAACATTAAAGCAATAGTGTGCTTAGACACTTTGCTATATGTTCCTATAATATGTtcctgtaaaaatatttaacatagaATAAAAACCTGAGCAAATTGTTAGTTTACAGAACAGATTTTGCAGAATTAGATAGagattatttctttaaaaagtgaCTTCCtttgtttacacttttttttaaatactcaaaCTTTGTCGAAAtatgcaattgtgtgctttcaacaTTTTGGCAACAGCTTAAGAAAGGCCCACATATGGGTTTAAtggtgtcagggatccaccagccacaccttcacttatcacaaatgggcaggtgtccacaaacttttgaccacacacaaacaaatttttCCATTTCCTGGTTTGGTTTTcggattttaaaaaaatctagatTTCACCATGCATGTGAGCGATATGTTTTTCAGGAAGTTGGAATAGTCCATTTTCTACtcggaaaaaaagaaagaaaataaaactgtgtgttATTACTCTGGTTCCACCTCTACTGAACTATTGAAACTGAATGAATCCATAAGATAATAGATTCACAATAGTTTCACATTAAAAATCCCATTGCgcgaataaatgaatacataatatatagatagttgtatatatatatatatatatatatatatatatatatatatatatatatatatatatatatatatatatatatatatacactggcgatcaaaattagagaacaatttataaacaattgaacaattctgaaataatgacatcttcactgctcaacagttgaaggagtttttgtcctgtctataccatgataccagaacaccttttccacaaaataactaaggcatttaaaaaaaagattattttgcagaaaacacactgatcaaaattagagaacactttcagatacctcccagttattagtgttaatctggtacctggtgctaattttcttgattatctgtcaacccctatttaactggcagcctaacttccagtttcactgactctgcaagatggtgggccgttcttaTGTGACTGAAAgactccggcagcaggttgtccagatgaaggccaaagggatgaccttatcagccatagcaagacaagttggtcgttccaaatctgtgatttcaagaatattgaatctttacaacatcacaaactcattcaagtcctccaagaaggctggtcgtccacgggagacaaatacaagagaggacaggatactgcagaggatctcaatgggcaatcgtttccacactgcagctggaattgctcaccagttcagcgctgaacagggtaaggatctgtctcgtcatacagtgtctcgacgtttaagagcatttggactgaaagcccactctgcagtgaccaaacctctcattagcagaaagaatcaaaaggctagactaagcatgttgtgtggacagaggagaactggtccaaagttcacttcagtgatgaaagcaagtttaatttatttgggtctgatgggaaacattatgttcggcgacaaactggagaaagactgaacccaaagtgtgtaaagaagtcagtgaaaagtggagaaggaagtgtcatggtttgggggatgttttctgcagcaggagttgggcctcttatacagctacatggcagagtgaatgcaaatgtttatcagaaccttcttcaacaacatatggttccttccctgcatttatcacccaatcagcccacag encodes:
- the LOC124393376 gene encoding interleukin-1 beta-like, with product MDLNEMDCSDSLAMSGRCDQHKGLRIEITKEPLGMRRVANVVIALHRLKHTQCVQSTEFTDHELFNIFMENVIEENMVINLKCSESKSYCMQDKVVQCSICDKSKRTLVQREKPPLLFAITLKGGNEDNKTWFNLSSYDRPNCKENTKGQPVCLGIVKSNLFLSCALLNETPFLGIEEVTDKETLKDIKENDGMERFLFFRNGSGDFLNTFESVKYPGWFITTSKEDFKPVQMAKQQPSHLQLFTLHDETVVSI